In Pseudomonas fluorescens, one genomic interval encodes:
- a CDS encoding iron-containing alcohol dehydrogenase, with protein sequence MSLSQFKIAHKLITGAGAIEQLAAELTRLDIDNPLIVTDAALVKSGTVELALCQLGGREYEIFDRVLPDPEIAIVEDCMRVYREGGHDGLIGLGGGSAIDIAKSVAAYAGYHGALEDLFGVDQVPRKGPPLIAIPTTAGTGSEVTNVAILSDKVAQLKKGIVSDYLLPDVALVSPQMTLTCPRSVTAASGVDALVHAIESYLSVNASPITDSLALGAIRLIAKSLPKAYANGANLQAREDMATASLMAGMAFGNAGVGAVHALAYPLGGRFNIAHGVSNALLLPYVMTWNKMACVERMQDIAEAMGVKTVHLSVTEAADKAVQAMTDLCAAVEIPGGLRSFGVPEEAIPAMAVEAAGIERLMRNNPRKLSAADIEKIYRAAY encoded by the coding sequence ATGAGTCTGTCCCAGTTCAAAATCGCTCACAAACTGATCACCGGCGCCGGGGCCATCGAGCAACTGGCCGCCGAACTCACCCGCCTCGATATCGACAACCCGCTGATTGTCACCGACGCCGCGCTGGTCAAGTCCGGCACCGTGGAGCTGGCGCTGTGCCAATTGGGCGGGCGCGAGTACGAGATCTTCGACCGGGTGCTACCGGACCCGGAAATCGCCATCGTCGAAGATTGCATGCGCGTGTATCGCGAGGGCGGGCATGACGGCTTGATCGGCCTGGGCGGCGGCAGTGCCATCGACATCGCCAAGAGCGTTGCCGCGTACGCCGGCTATCACGGCGCGCTGGAAGACCTGTTCGGCGTCGATCAGGTGCCGCGCAAAGGCCCGCCGCTGATCGCCATCCCGACCACCGCCGGCACCGGCTCGGAAGTGACCAACGTCGCCATCCTCTCCGACAAGGTCGCGCAACTGAAGAAAGGCATCGTCAGCGACTACCTGTTGCCGGACGTGGCGCTGGTCAGCCCGCAAATGACCCTGACCTGCCCGCGCAGCGTCACCGCCGCCAGTGGTGTTGATGCGCTGGTGCATGCCATCGAATCCTATCTGTCGGTCAACGCTTCGCCGATCACCGATTCGCTGGCGCTCGGCGCAATCAGGTTGATTGCCAAGTCGCTGCCCAAGGCCTATGCCAATGGCGCCAATCTGCAGGCCCGTGAGGACATGGCCACCGCCAGCCTGATGGCCGGGATGGCGTTCGGCAATGCCGGAGTCGGCGCGGTGCATGCGTTGGCCTATCCGTTGGGCGGGCGCTTCAACATCGCCCATGGCGTCAGTAACGCGTTGTTGCTGCCGTATGTCATGACCTGGAACAAGATGGCCTGCGTCGAGCGCATGCAGGATATCGCCGAAGCCATGGGGGTGAAGACCGTTCATCTGAGCGTCACCGAGGCGGCGGACAAAGCCGTGCAGGCGATGACCGACCTGTGCGCTGCGGTGGAAATTCCTGGCGGGCTGCGCAGTTTCGGTGTGCCGGAAGAGGCGATCCCGGCCATGGCCGTGGAGGCCGCGGGAATCGAGCGTTTGATGCGCAACAACCCGCGCAAGCTCAGCGCTGCGGATATCGAGAAGATCTACCGAGCGGCGTACTGA
- the trpE gene encoding anthranilate synthase component I: MIREEFLRLAADGYNRIPLACETLADFDTPLSIYLKLADQPNSYLLESVQGGEKWGRYSIIGLPCRTVLRVHDHHVSITVDGVETESHDVEDPLAFVETFKARYNVPTIAGLPRFNGGLVGYFGYDCVRYVEKRLGKCPNPDPLGVPDILLMVSDAVVVFDNLAGKMHAIVLADPAQADAYEQGQAQLQALLEKLRQPITPRRGLDFSKQQAADPLFRSSFTQSDYEKAVDTIKEYILAGDCMQVVPSQRMSIDFKAAPIDLYRALRCFNPTPYMYFFNFGDFHVVGSSPEVLVRVEDNLITVRPIAGTRPRGATEEADLALEEDLLSDDKEIAEHLMLIDLGRNDTGRVSEIGSVKLTEKMVIERYSNVMHIVSNVTGQLKAGLTAMDALRAILPAGTLSGAPKIRAMEIIDELEPVKRGVYGGAVGYFAWNGNMDTAIAIRTAVIKNGELHVQAGGGIVADSVPALEWEETLNKRRAMFRAVALAEQTPES; encoded by the coding sequence ATGATCCGCGAAGAATTCCTGCGCCTGGCCGCTGACGGCTACAACCGCATTCCGTTGGCCTGCGAAACCCTGGCCGACTTCGACACCCCGCTGTCGATCTACCTGAAACTGGCCGACCAGCCAAACTCCTACCTGCTCGAATCGGTGCAGGGCGGCGAGAAATGGGGTCGTTACTCGATCATCGGCCTGCCGTGCCGCACTGTGCTGCGGGTGCACGACCATCACGTGAGCATCACCGTCGATGGCGTCGAGACCGAAAGCCATGACGTCGAAGACCCGCTGGCTTTCGTCGAAACCTTCAAGGCCCGCTACAACGTGCCGACCATCGCCGGTCTGCCGCGTTTCAATGGGGGGCTGGTCGGCTACTTCGGTTACGACTGCGTGCGCTATGTCGAGAAACGTCTGGGCAAATGCCCGAACCCGGATCCACTGGGCGTGCCGGACATTCTGCTGATGGTTTCCGATGCCGTGGTGGTGTTCGACAACCTCGCCGGCAAGATGCACGCGATTGTTCTGGCCGACCCGGCGCAAGCCGATGCTTACGAGCAAGGCCAGGCGCAATTGCAGGCACTGCTGGAGAAACTGCGCCAGCCGATCACCCCGCGCCGTGGCCTGGATTTCAGCAAGCAACAAGCGGCTGATCCGCTGTTTCGCTCCAGTTTCACCCAGAGCGACTACGAAAAAGCCGTCGACACCATCAAGGAGTACATCCTCGCGGGCGATTGCATGCAGGTCGTGCCGTCGCAGCGCATGTCGATCGACTTCAAGGCGGCGCCGATCGATCTGTATCGTGCCCTGCGTTGCTTCAACCCGACGCCGTACATGTACTTCTTCAACTTCGGCGACTTCCACGTCGTCGGCAGTTCGCCGGAAGTGCTGGTGCGGGTCGAAGACAATTTGATCACCGTGCGCCCGATTGCCGGCACTCGTCCACGCGGAGCCACCGAAGAGGCGGATCTGGCGCTGGAAGAGGATCTGCTGTCGGACGACAAGGAGATCGCCGAGCACTTGATGCTGATCGATCTGGGTCGTAACGACACTGGCCGGGTTTCGGAAATCGGTTCGGTGAAGCTCACCGAGAAAATGGTCATCGAGCGTTATTCCAACGTGATGCACATCGTCTCCAACGTCACCGGCCAGTTGAAGGCCGGGCTGACCGCGATGGACGCGCTGCGGGCGATTCTGCCGGCGGGCACCTTGTCCGGCGCGCCGAAGATCCGTGCGATGGAAATCATCGACGAACTGGAGCCGGTCAAGCGTGGCGTATATGGCGGTGCGGTCGGTTACTTCGCCTGGAACGGCAACATGGACACCGCGATTGCGATTCGTACCGCGGTGATCAAAAACGGCGAACTGCACGTGCAGGCCGGTGGCGGTATTGTTGCCGACTCGGTGCCGGCGCTGGAATGGGAAGAAACCCTGAACAAACGCCGCGCGATGTTCCGCGCCGTGGCCCTGGCTGAGCAGACTCCGGAAAGCTGA
- a CDS encoding ABC transporter permease: protein MLSPYMSPIERVWFYSLRILCGLILLFLILPVLVIVPLSFNSGSFLVYPLQGFSLHWYQDFFASAEWMRSLKNSIIVAPAATVLAMVFGTLAAIGLTRGDFPGKALVMALVISPMVVPVVIIGVASYLFFAPLGLGNSFFSLIVVHAVLGVPFVIITVSATLQGFNHNLVRAAASLGASPLTTFRRVTLPLIAPGVISGALFAFATSFDEVVVTLFLAGPEQATLPRQMFSGIRENLSPTIAAAATLLIAFSVILLLTLEWLRGRSEKLRTAQV, encoded by the coding sequence ATGCTGAGTCCTTACATGTCGCCCATCGAACGGGTGTGGTTCTACAGCTTGCGGATCCTCTGCGGCCTGATCCTGCTGTTCCTGATTCTGCCGGTGCTGGTCATCGTGCCGCTGTCGTTCAACTCGGGCAGTTTCCTGGTGTATCCGCTGCAGGGCTTTTCCCTGCATTGGTACCAGGACTTCTTCGCCTCGGCGGAATGGATGCGTTCGCTGAAGAACAGCATCATCGTCGCCCCCGCGGCGACCGTGCTGGCGATGGTCTTCGGTACGCTGGCCGCGATCGGCCTGACCCGTGGCGACTTCCCCGGCAAGGCGTTGGTGATGGCGCTGGTGATTTCGCCGATGGTGGTGCCGGTGGTGATCATTGGTGTGGCGAGTTATCTGTTCTTCGCACCGCTGGGACTGGGCAATAGCTTCTTCTCGTTGATCGTGGTGCACGCGGTGCTCGGTGTGCCGTTCGTGATCATCACCGTGTCGGCGACGTTGCAGGGGTTCAACCACAATCTGGTGCGGGCGGCGGCCAGCCTTGGCGCTTCGCCATTGACCACGTTCCGTCGGGTGACTCTGCCGTTAATTGCGCCGGGGGTGATTTCCGGGGCGCTGTTTGCCTTTGCCACTTCGTTCGATGAAGTGGTGGTGACGCTGTTCCTCGCCGGCCCCGAGCAAGCGACCTTGCCACGGCAGATGTTCAGCGGGATCCGCGAGAACCTCAGCCCGACGATTGCGGCGGCGGCCACCTTGCTGATCGCTTTTTCGGTGATTTTGTTACTGACGCTGGAATGGCTGCGTGGCCGTAGCGAGAAACTGCGTACCGCGCAGGTCTGA
- a CDS encoding ABC transporter permease, producing MAIAVPLNEGASPTLKQKLKRAERVNRWKAQALIAPLVLFLLLVFLVPIVALLYKSVGNPEVVGGMPRTVAAIASWDGRGLPAEPVYKAAGEDLAEARKNQTLGDLSKRLNMELAGYRSLLTKTARALPFASEPASYKEALEALDERWGDPAYWQAVKRNTSSITPYYLLAAVDHRIDDLGELAPATPDQAIYLDIFARTFWMGLIITVICLFLAYPLAYLLANLPSRQSNLLMILVLLPFWTSILVRVAAWIVLLQSGGLINSALMAMGIIDKPLELVFNRTGVYISMVHILLPFMILPIYSVMKGISPTYMRAAISLGCHPFASFWRVYFPQTYAGVGAGCLLVFILAIGYYITPALLGSPNDQMVSYFVAFYTNTSINWGMATALGGLLLLATVVLYLIYSWLVGASRLRLS from the coding sequence ATGGCCATCGCCGTTCCCCTGAACGAGGGCGCCAGCCCCACCTTGAAGCAGAAGCTCAAGCGCGCCGAGCGGGTCAACCGCTGGAAGGCCCAGGCGTTGATTGCGCCGCTGGTACTGTTTCTGTTGCTGGTGTTTCTGGTGCCGATCGTGGCGCTGCTCTACAAAAGCGTCGGCAACCCGGAAGTGGTCGGCGGCATGCCGCGCACCGTGGCGGCCATCGCCAGTTGGGACGGCCGCGGCTTGCCGGCTGAACCGGTGTACAAAGCGGCCGGCGAAGATCTCGCCGAAGCCCGCAAAAACCAGACGCTGGGCGATCTGTCCAAGCGCTTGAACATGGAGTTGGCCGGCTATCGCAGCCTGCTGACCAAAACCGCCCGGGCGCTGCCCTTCGCCAGCGAACCGGCCTCCTATAAAGAAGCCCTCGAAGCGCTCGATGAGCGTTGGGGCGATCCGGCCTACTGGCAAGCGGTCAAACGCAACACCAGCAGCATCACGCCTTACTACCTGCTGGCGGCGGTGGATCACCGTATCGATGATCTCGGCGAACTGGCCCCGGCCACCCCGGATCAGGCGATCTACCTCGACATCTTCGCCCGCACGTTCTGGATGGGCCTGATCATCACCGTGATCTGCCTGTTCCTCGCCTATCCACTGGCTTACCTGCTGGCGAACCTGCCATCGCGGCAGAGCAACCTGCTGATGATTCTGGTGCTGCTGCCGTTCTGGACCTCGATTCTGGTGCGGGTCGCGGCGTGGATCGTGTTGCTGCAATCGGGTGGACTGATCAACAGCGCACTGATGGCGATGGGCATCATTGATAAGCCGCTGGAGCTGGTGTTCAACCGCACCGGGGTCTACATCTCGATGGTGCACATCCTGCTGCCGTTCATGATCCTGCCGATCTACAGCGTGATGAAAGGCATCTCGCCAACCTACATGCGCGCCGCCATCTCGTTGGGCTGCCATCCGTTCGCCAGTTTCTGGCGGGTATATTTCCCGCAGACTTATGCCGGCGTCGGTGCCGGTTGCCTGTTGGTGTTCATCCTCGCCATCGGCTACTACATCACCCCGGCGCTGCTCGGCAGCCCGAACGATCAGATGGTCAGTTACTTCGTCGCGTTCTACACCAACACCAGCATCAACTGGGGCATGGCCACTGCACTGGGCGGCCTGTTGCTGCTGGCGACCGTGGTGCTTTATCTGATCTACAGCTGGCTGGTGGGCGCCAGTCGCCTGCGTCTGAGCTAA
- the rpe gene encoding ribulose-phosphate 3-epimerase — translation MQPFVIAPSILSADFARLGEEVDNVLAAGADFVHFDVMDNHYVPNLTIGPMVCAALRKYGITAPIDAHLMVSPVDRIVGDFIEAGATYITFHPEATLHVDRSLQLIREGGCKSGLVFNPATPLDVLKYVIDKVDMVLLMSVNPGFGGQKFIPGTLDKLREARAIIDASGRDIRLEIDGGVNVNNIREIAAAGADTFVAGSAIFNAPNYQEVIDKMRSELALARP, via the coding sequence ATGCAGCCCTTCGTAATTGCTCCGTCGATTCTCTCCGCCGACTTCGCCCGCCTCGGCGAGGAAGTGGACAACGTTCTGGCCGCCGGTGCCGACTTCGTCCACTTCGATGTCATGGACAACCACTACGTGCCGAACCTGACCATCGGCCCGATGGTTTGCGCGGCACTGCGCAAGTACGGCATCACCGCGCCGATCGACGCGCACCTGATGGTCAGCCCGGTGGATCGCATCGTTGGCGACTTCATCGAGGCCGGCGCGACCTACATCACTTTCCACCCGGAAGCCACGCTGCACGTCGATCGTTCGCTGCAACTGATCCGTGAAGGCGGCTGCAAATCCGGCTTGGTGTTCAACCCGGCGACCCCGCTGGACGTGCTCAAGTACGTGATCGACAAGGTCGACATGGTCTTGCTGATGAGCGTCAACCCGGGCTTCGGCGGGCAGAAGTTCATTCCTGGCACCCTCGACAAACTGCGCGAAGCGCGGGCGATCATCGATGCCTCGGGCCGCGACATTCGTCTGGAAATCGACGGCGGCGTCAACGTCAACAACATCCGTGAAATCGCGGCCGCTGGCGCTGACACCTTTGTGGCCGGTTCGGCGATCTTCAATGCACCGAACTATCAGGAAGTCATCGACAAGATGCGTTCCGAACTGGCGCTGGCGCGCCCATGA
- a CDS encoding ABC transporter substrate-binding protein has product MLRSLKFTALTLGLMGAASAMAAGPDLTVVSFGGANKAAQVKAFYAPWEAAGNGKIVAGEYNGEMAKVKAMVDTKSVSWDLVEVESPELSRGCDEDMFEQLDPALFGKTEDYVKGAIQPCGVGFFVWSTVLAYNADKLKTAPTSWADFWDTKKFPGKRGLRKGAKYTLEFALMADGVAPKDVYKELASKGGQDRAFKKLDELKPSIQWWEAGAQPPQYLASGDVVMSSAYNGRIAAVQKESNLKVVWNGGIYDFDAWAIPKGLDAKRAEAAKKFIAYSVQPQQQKTYSENIAYGPANTQAVPLLSKDVLKDMPTTPENIANQVQIDVSFWADNGEQLEQRFNSWAAK; this is encoded by the coding sequence ATGTTGAGATCCCTGAAGTTCACCGCCCTGACCCTGGGCCTGATGGGTGCGGCCAGCGCAATGGCCGCCGGTCCCGATCTGACTGTGGTGTCGTTTGGCGGGGCGAACAAGGCGGCGCAAGTCAAAGCCTTCTACGCACCATGGGAAGCGGCGGGCAACGGCAAGATCGTTGCCGGCGAGTACAACGGCGAAATGGCCAAGGTCAAAGCCATGGTCGACACCAAGAGCGTGTCGTGGGATCTGGTGGAAGTTGAATCGCCAGAGCTGTCCCGTGGTTGCGATGAAGACATGTTCGAACAGCTCGACCCGGCGCTGTTCGGCAAGACTGAAGACTACGTCAAAGGCGCGATTCAGCCATGCGGCGTGGGCTTCTTCGTCTGGTCGACCGTGCTCGCGTACAACGCCGACAAGCTGAAAACCGCGCCAACCAGTTGGGCCGATTTCTGGGACACCAAGAAATTCCCGGGCAAGCGTGGCCTGCGCAAAGGCGCCAAGTACACCCTGGAATTCGCGCTGATGGCCGACGGTGTTGCACCGAAGGACGTTTATAAAGAGCTGGCGAGCAAGGGAGGGCAGGATCGCGCGTTCAAGAAACTCGATGAACTCAAGCCAAGCATTCAGTGGTGGGAGGCCGGTGCACAACCGCCGCAATACCTTGCTTCCGGTGACGTGGTCATGAGCTCGGCCTACAACGGTCGCATCGCCGCCGTGCAGAAAGAATCCAACCTGAAAGTGGTGTGGAATGGCGGCATCTACGACTTCGATGCGTGGGCCATCCCGAAAGGTCTGGACGCCAAGCGCGCCGAAGCGGCGAAGAAATTCATCGCCTACTCGGTTCAGCCGCAGCAACAGAAGACCTACTCGGAAAACATCGCCTACGGCCCGGCCAACACCCAAGCCGTACCGCTGCTGAGCAAGGACGTGCTGAAAGACATGCCGACCACCCCGGAAAACATCGCCAACCAGGTGCAGATCGACGTCAGCTTCTGGGCTGATAACGGCGAGCAACTGGAGCAGCGCTTCAATTCCTGGGCTGCGAAATAA
- the estP gene encoding esterase EstP, translating to MIKQTLFVPLAGCLLAMACAQAYAAPAPYSNFIVFGDSLNDAGTFKDSGGPAGATQRYTNRTGPLYKDGTGENRDLNATQIIGGKLGFNPDQTASSSSAVRAGEGLADGNNWAVGGYRTDQILDSITTQSATGERTRSGYLPSNGFRADPNALYYLSGGGNDFLQGRVLSLDQASAAADRLADSARTLQGAGAKYIMVWLLPDIGLTPAINGSPLQGFTSQLSAQFNTELVKQLQGINAEIIPLNIPVLLKEAFANPAQFGLATDQNLTATCFSGNSCTENARYGINSATPDPTKLIYNDAVHPTEAGQRLIADYAYSLLAAPWELTLLPEMAQGSLRAHQDELRNQWLADWENWQAVGQWRAIVAGGGQHQDFDGQHSAASADGNGYNLNIGGSYRVNEAWRVGLAAGFYNQKLEAGDADSEYKLNSYMGTAFAQYQQNRWWGDLAMTAGKLDYDSLKRKFQLGVNERGEKGDTDGYVLAISGRLGYDIAQQASSPWHLSPFVSADFGKTEVDGYSEKGADSTALTFDDQSRNSRRLGVGIQGKYQITAQTEVFGEFAHEREYNDDRQDLTINLNSLPGNRFTLEGYEPQTNLNRLNLGVSHKLTQDLALRASYNVRKDDDFTQQGVNVGVSLDF from the coding sequence ATGATCAAACAGACGTTGTTTGTACCGCTCGCCGGTTGCCTGCTCGCCATGGCTTGCGCCCAGGCGTACGCAGCACCCGCGCCCTACTCTAACTTCATCGTCTTCGGCGACAGCCTGAACGATGCCGGGACCTTCAAGGACAGCGGCGGCCCGGCCGGCGCCACGCAGCGCTACACCAACCGCACCGGTCCGCTGTACAAGGACGGTACCGGAGAAAACCGTGACCTCAACGCCACCCAGATCATCGGCGGCAAACTCGGTTTCAACCCCGACCAGACCGCCTCCTCGTCCTCGGCCGTGCGCGCCGGTGAAGGTCTGGCCGATGGCAACAACTGGGCGGTGGGCGGTTACCGTACCGACCAGATCCTCGACTCGATCACCACCCAGTCCGCCACCGGCGAACGCACCCGCAGCGGTTACCTGCCGTCGAACGGCTTCCGTGCCGACCCGAACGCGCTGTATTACCTGTCGGGGGGCGGCAACGATTTCCTTCAAGGCCGCGTACTCAGTCTCGATCAGGCCAGCGCCGCAGCCGATCGCCTGGCCGACAGCGCCCGCACGCTGCAAGGCGCCGGCGCCAAATACATCATGGTCTGGCTGCTGCCGGACATCGGCCTGACCCCGGCCATCAACGGCTCGCCGCTGCAGGGTTTCACCTCGCAGCTCAGCGCCCAGTTCAACACCGAGCTGGTCAAGCAGTTGCAGGGCATCAACGCCGAAATCATCCCGCTGAACATCCCGGTGCTGCTCAAAGAAGCGTTCGCCAACCCGGCGCAGTTCGGCCTCGCGACCGACCAGAACCTGACGGCCACCTGCTTCAGCGGCAACAGTTGCACCGAGAACGCCCGATACGGCATCAACAGCGCTACGCCGGATCCGACCAAGCTGATCTACAACGACGCAGTGCACCCGACCGAAGCCGGCCAGCGCTTGATTGCCGACTACGCCTACTCGCTGCTCGCCGCCCCTTGGGAGCTGACCCTGCTGCCGGAAATGGCCCAGGGTTCGTTGCGCGCGCATCAGGATGAACTGCGCAATCAATGGCTGGCCGATTGGGAAAACTGGCAAGCCGTGGGCCAATGGCGCGCCATCGTTGCCGGCGGCGGTCAACATCAGGACTTCGACGGCCAACACAGCGCCGCCAGTGCCGACGGCAACGGCTACAACCTGAACATCGGCGGCAGCTATCGCGTCAACGAAGCCTGGCGCGTCGGTTTGGCCGCAGGTTTCTATAACCAGAAACTCGAAGCCGGCGACGCCGACTCGGAATACAAACTCAACTCCTACATGGGCACCGCGTTCGCCCAGTATCAGCAAAACCGCTGGTGGGGCGATCTGGCGATGACCGCCGGCAAACTCGACTACGACAGCCTCAAGCGTAAATTCCAGCTTGGGGTCAACGAGCGCGGAGAGAAAGGCGATACCGACGGTTACGTGCTGGCGATCAGCGGCCGCCTCGGCTACGACATCGCGCAGCAGGCCAGCAGCCCGTGGCACCTGTCGCCGTTCGTCAGCGCCGACTTTGGCAAGACCGAAGTCGATGGCTACTCGGAAAAAGGCGCGGATTCCACAGCGCTGACCTTCGATGACCAGTCGCGCAACTCGCGGCGTCTGGGCGTGGGTATCCAGGGCAAGTACCAGATCACCGCGCAGACTGAAGTGTTCGGTGAGTTCGCTCACGAACGTGAGTACAACGACGACCGCCAGGATCTGACCATCAACCTCAACAGCCTGCCGGGCAACCGTTTCACGCTCGAAGGCTACGAGCCGCAGACCAACCTCAATCGCCTGAACCTGGGCGTGAGCCATAAGCTCACGCAGGATTTGGCGTTGCGCGCCAGCTACAACGTGCGCAAGGATGATGACTTTACCCAGCAGGGGGTGAACGTCGGGGTCAGTCTCGATTTCTGA
- a CDS encoding aminodeoxychorismate/anthranilate synthase component II, translating into MLLMIDNYDSFTYNVVQYLGELGAEVKVVRNDELTVAEIEALNPERIVVSPGPCTPTEAGISIEAIKHFAGKLPILGVCLGHQSIGQAFGGDVVRARQVMHGKTSPVFHEDKGVFAGLNHPLTVTRYHSLIVKHDTLPECLELTAWTQHDDGSVDEIMGLRHKTLNIEGVQFHPESILTEQGHELFANFLKQTGGTR; encoded by the coding sequence ATGTTGCTGATGATCGACAACTACGACTCCTTTACTTACAACGTTGTGCAGTACCTCGGCGAGCTGGGTGCCGAGGTCAAAGTCGTGCGCAACGACGAACTGACCGTCGCCGAAATCGAAGCGCTCAACCCCGAGCGCATCGTGGTCTCGCCAGGCCCGTGCACGCCGACCGAAGCCGGCATTTCCATCGAAGCCATCAAGCATTTCGCCGGCAAACTGCCGATCCTCGGCGTCTGCCTCGGCCATCAATCGATTGGCCAAGCGTTCGGCGGCGATGTCGTGCGTGCCCGTCAGGTGATGCACGGTAAGACTAGCCCGGTATTCCATGAGGACAAGGGCGTTTTCGCCGGTCTGAATCATCCGCTGACGGTTACCCGCTACCACTCGCTGATCGTCAAGCACGATACTTTGCCCGAGTGCCTTGAGCTGACCGCGTGGACGCAGCACGATGATGGTTCAGTCGACGAAATCATGGGCCTGCGGCACAAGACCCTGAACATTGAGGGCGTACAGTTCCACCCTGAGTCGATCCTGACCGAGCAGGGCCATGAACTGTTTGCCAACTTCCTCAAACAAACCGGCGGCACGCGCTAA
- a CDS encoding phosphoglycolate phosphatase has translation MSGFEQLFPGQLPRLVMFDLDGTLIDSVPDLAAAVDTMLLSLGRKPAGIEAVREWVGNGAPVLVRRALAGGIDHSAVDDVEAEHALEVFMEAYGASHELTVVYPGVRDTLKWLHKQGVAMALITNKPERFVAPLLDQMKIGRYFKWIIGGDTLPQKKPDPAALFFVMKMANIPASQSLFVGDSRSDVLAAKAAGVKCVALSYGYNHGRPIAEESPALVIDDLRKLIPGCLGTAAEITLPDAAQSHSGNAIVVVTRKLWMKVIKALARWRWRA, from the coding sequence ATGAGCGGTTTTGAGCAGCTGTTCCCGGGGCAACTGCCACGGTTGGTGATGTTCGATCTGGATGGCACGTTGATCGACTCGGTTCCCGACCTGGCGGCGGCGGTGGACACCATGCTGCTCTCCCTCGGCCGCAAGCCTGCCGGTATCGAGGCGGTACGCGAGTGGGTCGGCAATGGCGCACCGGTGCTGGTGCGCCGGGCGCTGGCCGGTGGCATCGATCATTCGGCGGTGGATGACGTCGAGGCCGAGCACGCGCTGGAAGTGTTCATGGAGGCCTATGGCGCCAGTCATGAGCTGACCGTGGTCTATCCCGGCGTACGCGACACTCTCAAATGGCTGCACAAACAGGGCGTGGCCATGGCATTGATCACCAACAAGCCGGAGCGTTTTGTCGCGCCGCTGCTGGATCAGATGAAGATCGGCCGCTACTTCAAGTGGATCATCGGTGGCGATACGCTACCGCAAAAGAAACCCGACCCGGCGGCACTGTTCTTCGTGATGAAAATGGCCAACATCCCGGCCTCGCAATCGCTGTTCGTCGGCGATTCGCGCAGCGACGTGCTGGCGGCGAAAGCGGCGGGGGTCAAGTGCGTGGCGCTGAGCTACGGCTACAACCACGGTCGACCGATTGCCGAGGAATCCCCGGCACTGGTGATCGACGATCTGCGCAAGCTAATTCCCGGTTGCCTCGGTACAGCCGCTGAGATAACGTTGCCCGACGCTGCTCAATCCCATTCTGGAAACGCCATCGTGGTGGTCACCCGCAAACTCTGGATGAAAGTCATCAAGGCCCTGGCCCGCTGGCGTTGGCGCGCCTGA